GTAAGGGTTATCGTGAAGGATCGGTTACCCAGGGGAAATTCGTTCCGGAGCAGGAAACCGATTATATTTTCTGTACAGTAGGTGAAGAATGGGGATTTGTAGGCAGTGCAGCGCTTATTCTTTGTTACATGGTGTATATAGGAAGAATCTACTATCTGGCTGAGGGGCAGAAATCTACTTTTAACCGTGTATTCGGATATTGCTTTGCATCGATTCTGCTGATGCACTTTTCGATCAATTTAGGGATGGTTATGGGGCTTTTCCCTACGGTAGGGATTCCTTTGCCGTATTTCAGTTACGGAGGTAGTTCCTTATTAGCTTTCTCTATGATGACCTTTATTTTCTTTAAGCTTAATTATTCGGATAAGAATAGTCTGGTGTAATCAATTTCTTTGGTAAAAGCTAAAGGATATTAACCTGCCCAAAACTGCGTAATTGTCGGAAGAAATTATTGCGTTGATAAATCCATATATTGTATGAAGGAGATTTATATTTTAGACGAAAATTTTGAAAACACAGACTTTTCACAAAAGGTTTTAGAAAAGGGAGAATACGAAAACTGTACATTCAGAAACTGTAATTTTGAATACTCAGACCTGTCAGGGATCAGTTTTTCAGACTGCGATTTTATCGGCAGCAATCTCAGCATGGCGAAACTTGCTTCAACGGCTTTCCGCAATGCTTTTTTCAAAGAATGTAAAATGCTTGGCCTGCAGTTTAATGATTGTAATGGTTTTGGTTTGTCCTTTAAATTTGATGGGTGCTCCCTTCATAATTCCGTTTTCTATCAAACCTCAATAAAGAGAACTGTGTTCATCAATTCCAAGCTGATTGAAGTGGATTTTACAGAATGTGACCTGTCTCATGCAGTGATTAGTAACTGTGATCTTTCCGGAGCCACTTTTGATCATTCTAATCTTGAAAAGGCAGATTTGAGGACTTCCGTCAACTATTCGATAGATCCTGCTTTAAACAGGCTTAAAAAGGCTAAATTTTCGCTTTCTGAAGTCTACGGACTGTTGTATAAGTTCGATATTGAAATTGATAAGAACAGCTGATACCTCAGACGACAAAGTTATTGCGTATAAAATATCAATATTAAATCAATAGAAGCGGGTTTTAACCCGCTTTTCCTTTAAATATATATTCCATTGGCTTCAGCCTGAATTTATCGTAAAATACCACATATAAAAAAACCATCAGAATTCTGATGGCTTCATTATTTAAATCAATTATTTATAAAATTAAAAATTTGCGGGTGTAGCTGGAGTTACAGCGGCTAAGTTATTGTAAGCTTCTCCTTCTTCGTTGATCACTCTTTTGGCAAATCTGAACTTAGGTCCCCAGTAAGAGTCGTTCAGTGAAGAGATCATTACTCCTTTTGATGTTGCTGCGTGGATAAATTTAATCTCTCCCTCTTCAGTAACACTTTCTACAATACCTACGTGAGAAATTCTTCTTCCATGAGAAAAGAAGATTAAGTCTCCTTTCTGTAAGTCTCCTTTTTCCACTCTTTCTCCTTCCTGAGCCTGTGAAGCCGCTACTCTTGGTAAGCTAAGGCCTGCTGCTGCTCCGAATACAGAAAGAACAAAAGCTGAACAATCAATACCTCTTCTTGTAGTTCCTCCGTATCTGTAAGGAGTTCCAAGGTATGTTTCAGCTTCAGTAAGGATACCGTCAATGGTTTTATTGTATTTGACTGCCTTGGCAATCTCAGAATTCTTAATTGCTTTTTTAGCATTTGCGATAGATGCCGCCTTTTCAGCAAGGAAAGAGTCTATTAATTTCTGCTTATCCTGCTCCATTTTTTTGCTGTCTATAGAAGCTAGTTTGGCATCCGTTTTGTATTCTTTAGTGTAAGTTGCTGGTTTTGAAACTACATAATTAGTAGCACACGATTGCAATGAAACTGTAGAGACTAAAGCAACTAAATAAAACAAAACTCTTTTCTTCATATATATTTGATTAACCGTGTTAAAAATGGAATATTTATTTTCAAAAGCATTACAAAAGTAGAGATTCCGAGCAAAAGACCCCTGTTATGATAATTATCAGGATCTTATTTTAACACTATTTAACATATTATTTACATATGTTAAAGAAAAATAAACCGCAACCCCCTATTTTTGGTGAGTGTGCGGTTTTTTTTATTAAGATTCTTTAACAAACGCTGTCGATATTCTTCTATATATCGGGTTTAGAAATGGAAAGCTTTAATTTTCAGCGGTGTTAAAAAAACAAAATAAATTCTACGAAAACCGTGAATTGATGGTGCTTTCAGGACTGTTGTGCTAATTGCTTTAAGTTATGTATTGCTGGTCTGTATAATATTTGGATTTGGAAAAACAGACGATTAGGAAATATTGGGTTTTAAGAAATAGGATTTGCCATAATGGAGATAGGGTATAATAAAAAATCCCTCAGAAAAACTGAAGGATTTAAACTAATATGGAACTTTACAGGTGTTATTTTGTGAACAACATTTCTCTGTATTTTGTCATTGGCCAAAGCTCATCGTCCACCATCATTTCAAGATCATCAGAAGCTTCTCTGATAGGATCAAATAAAGGTTTTACTTTGTTGCAGTATGCTTCTGCCTGCTTTTGGCTGTCTGTTATGCTTTTTGCCGCTTCTCTGGCTTTGATAAGATCTTCAACACCAAGCTTGATTTTAGAAACATTTTCTGAAATGCTCGTAATTAAGCTCATTTGTTCTTTTGCTAAAGATTTGAATTCCTTGTCACCAAAGATTTCTTTAAGACCTTTAACGTTTTCAATGAGCCTGTTCTGATAATTCAGGGCAGATGGGATGATGTGATTTCTTGCAATATCACTCAAAACTCTGGCTTCAATATCAATAACAGTAGAATATTTTTCTAATTTGATTTCGTTTCTGGCTTCAACTTCCCTGTGGTTAAATATTCCCATCTCTTCATACAGATCCAGGAATTTTTTATCCATTTCCTGCTTTAATGCTTCAGGAGTAGTTTTAAGATTATTCAGGCCTCTTTTCTTAGCTTCTTTCGCCCAGTCATCAGAATATCCGTCACCTTCAAACATGATGTTTTTACACTGTTTGATGTATTCTCTCAATACATTAAATATCGCTTCATCCTTCTTAAGACCGGTTTCAATTAAAGCGTCAACCTCTTTTTTGAAATCATTAAGCTGTTTTGCTGCAATAGTGTTCATTACTGTCATAGACTCTGCACAGTTGGCAGAAGATCCTACAGCTCTGATCTCGAATTTATTTCCTGTAAATGCAAATGGAGAAGTTCTGTTTCTGTCTGTATTATCTAATAAGATCTCAGGAATTTTTCCAACAACATTTAATTTCAGTTCTGTTTTTTCTTCAGGAGATAATTTTCCGTTGGTTACCTTCTCAAGTTCTTCCAATACGCTGAACAGCTGGCTTCCGATGAACACAGAAATAATTGCAGGTGGGGCTTCATTGGCACCCAATCTGTGATCGTTGCTTGCAGATGCGATGCTTGCTCTTAAAAGATCAGCATATTCATGTACCGCTTTAATTGTATTAACAAAGAATGTTAAGAACTGTAAGTTTTTCTTAGGGTTTTTCCCCGGGCTTAATAAGTTCTCGCCCGTATCAGTAGCTAAAGACCAGTTGTTGTGCTTTCCGCTTCCGTTTACACCGGCGAATGGTTTTTCGTGGAATAAGATATGGAAGTGGTGTTTGTGAGCAACTCTGGCCATGATGTCCATCAACAAAGAGTTGTGGTCTACGGCAACGTTTACTTCTTCAAACATCGGAGCAAGCTCAAACTGATTAGGAGCAACCTCATTATGTCTTGTTGTTGCAGGAATACCTAATTTCATACATTCGATTTCCAGCTCCTTCATGAAGTTCATTACCCTTGTAGGGATAGAACCGAAATAATGGTCATCCAATTGCTGCCCTTTTGCCGGAGAATGTCCTAATAAGGTTTTACCTGTAAGTACAAGGTCCGGACGGGATTGGTATAGTGCTGAATCTACAAGGAAATATTCCTGTTCCCACCCTAGAGTAGGAGTTACTTTCGTTACGTTTTTATCAAAATACTGCATTACATTGGTTGCAGCTTCATCCACAGCGTTCAGTGCTCTTAACAGAGGAGCCTTGTAATCTAATGTTTCCCCTGTATAAGAAATGAAGATCGACGGAATACACAATGTAGTTCCCATGATAAATGCCGGAGAAGTAGGATCCCAGGCTGTATATCCTCTCGCTTCAAAAGTATTTCTGATTCCTCCGTTCGGGAAAGAAGATGCATCCGGTTCCTGCTGAATCAGCATGTTTCCACTGAATCTTTCAATCGCTCTACCTCCTTCAATAGGGGTAAAGAATGAATCGTGCTTTTCTGCAGTAGTTCCTGTCAAAGGCTGAAACCAGTGAGTATAGTGAGTTACTCCCTTGCTCATTGCCCAATCCTTCATTGCTACCGCTACCTGATCTGCGATATGTCTCTGGATTTTTGTTCCTTTTTTAATAGCATCCATAATAGAGCCGAATGCTTCCTTCGTTAAATATTCTCTCATTGTTTCTTCTGAGAAAACATTTTTGCAGAACAGTTCAGATAATTTTGCAGGGATCTCAACAGAGTTGTCTTTTCTGAAATCCTTAAATGGTAGGGTTTCTAATGCTTTGAATCTTAAGGTTGACATATTTGGGTGATTTTTTACAGGGCAAATTTACAAAAAAAATGAATTGAAAATATGTTACCCCTAATTTTTTTAGGGGTGATTTGAATTTTAACTAAAATTTAAACAATGGTTTTATTTTTAAGAGGGGGCTCTAGTGATGCTGAATCAGAATTTATGATTCCTCATCTTCTTGAACCGGGTTTGTATGAATGTTATTTCTAAAAATAATCATATTAATGATCACTGTAATGGCTAAACTCATCACCGTAAATGTATTGGAGCCGTATCCTTCATTACAAAACAGCATGAAAACAGGATACGTTAAAGCTAATGATAATATATAACTTATGTAGAGCTTTCGGAAATATAAATTGAGCAGATACATAACTGCGACAGAAATGAAGACTAAAGGACCTATCCCGTC
This portion of the Chryseobacterium arthrosphaerae genome encodes:
- a CDS encoding glutamine synthetase III family protein: MSTLRFKALETLPFKDFRKDNSVEIPAKLSELFCKNVFSEETMREYLTKEAFGSIMDAIKKGTKIQRHIADQVAVAMKDWAMSKGVTHYTHWFQPLTGTTAEKHDSFFTPIEGGRAIERFSGNMLIQQEPDASSFPNGGIRNTFEARGYTAWDPTSPAFIMGTTLCIPSIFISYTGETLDYKAPLLRALNAVDEAATNVMQYFDKNVTKVTPTLGWEQEYFLVDSALYQSRPDLVLTGKTLLGHSPAKGQQLDDHYFGSIPTRVMNFMKELEIECMKLGIPATTRHNEVAPNQFELAPMFEEVNVAVDHNSLLMDIMARVAHKHHFHILFHEKPFAGVNGSGKHNNWSLATDTGENLLSPGKNPKKNLQFLTFFVNTIKAVHEYADLLRASIASASNDHRLGANEAPPAIISVFIGSQLFSVLEELEKVTNGKLSPEEKTELKLNVVGKIPEILLDNTDRNRTSPFAFTGNKFEIRAVGSSANCAESMTVMNTIAAKQLNDFKKEVDALIETGLKKDEAIFNVLREYIKQCKNIMFEGDGYSDDWAKEAKKRGLNNLKTTPEALKQEMDKKFLDLYEEMGIFNHREVEARNEIKLEKYSTVIDIEARVLSDIARNHIIPSALNYQNRLIENVKGLKEIFGDKEFKSLAKEQMSLITSISENVSKIKLGVEDLIKAREAAKSITDSQKQAEAYCNKVKPLFDPIREASDDLEMMVDDELWPMTKYREMLFTK
- a CDS encoding pentapeptide repeat-containing protein is translated as MKEIYILDENFENTDFSQKVLEKGEYENCTFRNCNFEYSDLSGISFSDCDFIGSNLSMAKLASTAFRNAFFKECKMLGLQFNDCNGFGLSFKFDGCSLHNSVFYQTSIKRTVFINSKLIEVDFTECDLSHAVISNCDLSGATFDHSNLEKADLRTSVNYSIDPALNRLKKAKFSLSEVYGLLYKFDIEIDKNS
- a CDS encoding C40 family peptidase encodes the protein MKKRVLFYLVALVSTVSLQSCATNYVVSKPATYTKEYKTDAKLASIDSKKMEQDKQKLIDSFLAEKAASIANAKKAIKNSEIAKAVKYNKTIDGILTEAETYLGTPYRYGGTTRRGIDCSAFVLSVFGAAAGLSLPRVAASQAQEGERVEKGDLQKGDLIFFSHGRRISHVGIVESVTEEGEIKFIHAATSKGVMISSLNDSYWGPKFRFAKRVINEEGEAYNNLAAVTPATPANF